One Hordeum vulgare subsp. vulgare chromosome 4H, MorexV3_pseudomolecules_assembly, whole genome shotgun sequence DNA window includes the following coding sequences:
- the LOC123448601 gene encoding pentatricopeptide repeat-containing protein At5g18950-like gives MPPLPRIFASVRHICSSSASASELAPVPTAVSDAASRAAVAVLRAPRFEPRLLSLVPRQLLLEPSCVRQTLSRLLPSPEPSLRFLLLLASHLPAPADAPAPSPHLPGVDAFLLSLQPHLAADAAALLASHLGLHPSLPALNAASRAALRAARPDLVFRLFSTFSSSPAFPGNADTVACLVRACAAECRPLDGLRLLRDAARRGSPPSSAAAADLITSFVAIGNFTKVSETLHLMLSAGCPPATFVYQRVIAGLFAHGMGGEALRVFNEIKLRGYAIDVVTYTTALTGLCKMGHIANAQQMWDEMVDKGIQPSEYAYCSFLDYYCEAGDFGMALKVYEEMLEMGFKESTVSCNIIARGFCVHRRVDEAVGVFDGMDTKGIQHDVITYNTLIQGLCKVGRLAEAIGMYQRLLSSGLEPSVQTFTPLIDTLCEDGQVDHAVELLTLMQAKGLEPLERSNDSVINGFCKVGRADDGMAWLASMLKNNLKPQEQTLNYLLESLSKSERMDDALLILNTMFKAGYELGSLASAILVDKLCTGNLPCPQKLEHILVSS, from the coding sequence ATGCCCCCGCTTCCGCGCATCTTCGCCTCCGTCAGACACATCTGCTCcagctccgcctccgcctccgagcTCGCCCCGGTACCGACCGCCGTCTCTGACGCCGCCTCCCGCGCGGCAGTCGCCGTGCTCCGCGCCCCGCGCTTCGAGCCCCGTCTCCTGTCGCTCGTCCCACgccagctgctcttggagccgagCTGCGTCCGCCAAACCCTCTcccgcctcctcccctcccctgaaCCCTCGCTCCGCTTTCTCCTCTTGCTCGCCTCCCACCTCCCCGCCCCGGCTGACGCCCCTGCCCCTTCGCCGCACCTCCCCGGGGTCGACGCCTTCCTCCTCAGCCTGCAGCCACATCTCGCCGCCGATGCCGCCGCGCTGCTAGCCTCtcacctcggcctccacccctccCTGCCCGCACTCAACGCGGCATCCCGTGCCGCTCTCCGGGCCGCGCGCCCCGACCTCGTTTTCCGCCTCTtttccaccttctcctcctcccctgcATTTCCAGGCAACGCCGACACCGTCGCCTGCCTCGTGCGCGCCTGTGCAGCCGAATGCCGCCCGCTTGACGGTCTTCGCCTCCTCCGGGATGCTGCACGACGTGGCTCCCCTCCCTCATCGGCTGCTGCCGCCGACCTTATCACGTCCTTTGTGGCAATTGGCAACTTCACAAAGGTGTCTGAGACGCTCCACCTCATGCTCTCTGCGGGATGTCCTCCAGCTACGTTTGTCTACCAACGGGTCATAGCTGGCCTCTTTGCGCATGGGATGGGCGGCGAGGCCCTTCGTGTCTTCAATGAAATCAAGCTGCGTGGTTATGCCatagatgtagtcacttacaccaCAGCGCTCACCGGTTTATGTAAAATGGGCCACATTGCCAATGCGCAGCAGATGTGGGATGAGATGGTGGACAAAGGTATACAGCCCAGTGAGTATGCATATTGCTCTTTTCTTGATTACTATTGTGAAGCTGGTGATTTTGGAATGGCTCTCAAGGTGTATGAAGAAATGCTTGAGATGGGATTCAAGGAGAGCACAGTTAGCTGTAACATTATAGCCAGAGGGTTTTGTGTTCATAGGAGGGTGGACGAAGCAGTTGGGGTGTTTGATGGAATGGATACAAAAGGGATTCAACATGATGTGATCACTTATAACACGTTGATTCAGGGCCTATGCAAGGTTGGGAGGTTGGCTGAGGCAATAGGGATGTATCAGCGGCTACTGTCATCTGGTTTGGAGCCAAGTGTGCAGACCTTCACACCACTCATTGACACCTTATGCGAGGATGGACAGGTCGATCATGCTGTTGAATTACTTACCTTGATGCAGGCTAAGGGCTTGGAACCGTTGGAACGTAGCAACGATAGTGTCATCAACGGGTTCTGTAAGGTCGGGCGGGCTGATGATGGTATGGCATGGTTGGCTAGCATGTTGAAGAACAATCTGAAACCTCAGGAACAGACGTTAAATTATTTGCTGGAGTCGCTGAGCAAATCCGAGCGAATGGATGATGCACTGCTGATTCTGAATACAATGTTTAAAGCTGGATATGAATTAGGCAGTTTGGCTTCTGCTATACTTGTTGATAAGTTATGCACAGGCAATCTACCTTGTCCCCAAAAGTTGGAGCATATTTTGGTGAGCAGCTAG